CTCCAAAACATGGCTAGGGTTCGCCAACTTCTACTTACCAAAACAAGCGACACGGACGTCAAACAAGGGACAGGACACAATGACTACGGTTTTAAATATGAGTGAGCAAGCGAGTGATGAGAGCAACCAAAAGATGAAAGCAACAGAGAGATGAGAGCaagtgagagagatgagagCAAACGAGAGAGGAGAGAGCAAGCGAGGGAGATGACAAAAATCCAGATACGAGAGGAAGCGAGAGAAATGAGAGGAAACGAGAGATGAATAGTAAAAGCGCGAAAccaattttcataatttctgAATTCCAAATACACCCTCGCCTAACCATTTGggtattgtttttttctttttaaaaactaGCTAACGGAAAACAGCCACATAGTGTTTTCAAATAATTGGCAAACAAAACGttgttaaacaaacattttgCTTAAGAAATAGTAACAATGATAAGACAATGACCTCAAGAGAAGGAAATAGATTCGAGTCCTTGGACTGGGGTGGGTGAATTACAAagcataaaacaaaacaaaaggatgaatgataataattattattataatataagtgTCAATAGTGGTTGACGAAGACGTCGTATTCGACGATGGCATCGCCTTTGGAGAAATCGACGGAGTGGAACCTGGCCTGAGCATAGCCACGAGCGAAGCGAAAAGCGCCAGTGCCGCCAACGATGGCCATTTCCCTAACAGGTTCGCTCATGATCATGTTTCTGGCCAACACGCTTATGCTGCTGCCGTTGAAGTCTCCGTCGGTGAAGGCCATGGTCATAACCATCATAAGCCCCATCTCAGCCTGAGAAATGGAAGTGTAAATCCCCTGGGCCTTCCCCACGAGTTTGGAGTCGGGTTCGGGTCCGGCAGTCAAGGGGTCGTCCATGGCGACGACGGTGCCGAAGGGAAGGGCGTCCTTGGCTTTTCCGTTGGGCTCGGCGACAATGACCATGCTGGGGTTGGGCCCGGTGACTACGTcgtggaagaagaagtgaagatGAGTGAACTTGTCTTCACGGAAACCCATTAGCGTTGGGGCTAAGCTTTGATAGTAAGTGGCGGTGACGAGAGATATTAGTAAAGAGAGGTTAAGGCAAAGGAAAATGGTAGAGTTGGCCATTGTTCTGAAACTCAAATCAATTTCTCTCACTTCTGTTTCTCTTTGATTCCTCTCTATCGATGTGAGCACTCAACTTTCTCCCCACTAACTATTTATAACGCTCAAACAGCCCTACAAAATCCCTTTTCTAATCTCACCAATTCAAACTAAACACCATTTTcacttctctctttctttttatccCATGGCTTCTATCGTTGACGGACCAAAACCTCACATCAAATAAGACTGACAGATATGCACGTATCACCTCACCTCAGCTTGAAAAAGACAAATAAACATACGAATCACCTTATAGAAaccaatcaaatatatttttcaattttatttgcaCGAATCACCTCATAAACTGTCTGGTGGAAGTTGGGCTTCTGCTCACCTTTTGACTTACATCACCTCTAATTTGtagaagataaaattttaattaatctatacgaactttaattataattatgtattgTATGTCAAATTTTATGTGATTAAAAACACGAGACAGATAGTAGAGGAatgagttaaatttttttttatagactcATATAACAAAAACTCACTTAcatgattaaaaacaaaattcggccatttatcataaaataattattaaatcattttcatttgtgtgtattataaattataaatgacgTGTGCCGTCCGAGGAAATAGAGACGTGGTGGAAATAGAGATGTGGTGTGAGTGGATATGAACtgaattataatttaacaaatacaCTAACGAATGTCATTCTAAAGTTGTGGTAGAATTGTTGACTTTTAGCTTTGGGTTGGTGAGTCGGTTAAGTATAAGACGAgataaagtaatatatttaattttacttttcccAGACTAATTTTTagctttcttatttttttaatcagcTCTGTCTGTgcctttttttcatattatgttGACAAAATAGTATTGATAATTATTTCAccattaaagaaaatgaataaataaattatggatTTCAAGTATCGGATTAAAAAATGTTCTTAAGAAAGACAACTTCATAATCCAGTAAATATTCCTCCGGCGGCTACGGCTTTTTGTTGGATATGGAAATTGTCCTTACGAACgtgaatttttaatttgtgaGTGATATAccacattattaaaaaatgaaatcttaATTAAGATAGGtgtcttttaatattaataattcataaaatatttaatagttaatatttattttcatcactcttacataaaaataatataatttgtgtttagaagaataattaaaataacattaaaagtacatgataaatgataaattaaaaaccattttaaaaataaagtaataaaacttTTACATCTTTAACGTATTTTAATCTTCAATATGAAAACTGGGTCAACAAATATACATCttagtttaaaaagaaaaagaaaatattaaatcatgaTTAAGCTAGTTTGAATAATTAATGTATGTGTGAATAGTCTATAGACTGACGgcatcaataatttttatattattatttgatcaTAAAATTCATAGGTTTATATTATAacaatgattttattaaaaatatactaataatgATTTCGCgttaattgataataaaaaaatatttttgcaataaaACTGCCTAGAAATTAATATCCATACAtctataatgaaaatataataaactacaagaaaacaaaagtctACCTACAAACAGAAATATCAGTGTAATAATTGTAATGGAAGAGATAGGTATATTCAATTGAGTATctaattgatttttgttataatcACTTGTCACCTTATTgtaacaatatattattttataattttactatttaactATCACTTATATAAcattttcatcatcaatttcaatatctacagttcttttttcttttacaactcAATATAAGTAAAATCCCAACTTCACCCACAATTTTTTCATCAATCTTTCATCACTAGTGTAGAATCGGCTTATAACGTCATCCATTAGACGTTAGTTAGAGGAACAATGACGTAAATTATTAACCGGTGACAGTTACATAAATAAGTCAAGCCTATAAGCGTCGATAAACGTCTATTAGGGAGactcgacgtctataatactatagacgtcagtgcccCTAGAAATTGATGTCTATATTCTGACAGGTAAGTTAAAAGTAATTTCTTTCTGTCATATAGaagtcggtgcccctcctacctgacgtctatagtctgacaggtagatgaaaagttaattttttttcttcatctagacgtctgatcccgccacttgacgtctatatgtgattatagacgtcggggcccctccgaactaacgtctatagtctgaccaggtatgtgaaaagtcattcgtttCCGTC
The sequence above is drawn from the Vigna radiata var. radiata cultivar VC1973A chromosome 3, Vradiata_ver6, whole genome shotgun sequence genome and encodes:
- the LOC106757413 gene encoding dirigent protein 2-like — protein: MANSTIFLCLNLSLLISLVTATYYQSLAPTLMGFREDKFTHLHFFFHDVVTGPNPSMVIVAEPNGKAKDALPFGTVVAMDDPLTAGPEPDSKLVGKAQGIYTSISQAEMGLMMVMTMAFTDGDFNGSSISVLARNMIMSEPVREMAIVGGTGAFRFARGYAQARFHSVDFSKGDAIVEYDVFVNHY